One stretch of Candidatus Angelobacter sp. DNA includes these proteins:
- a CDS encoding ABC transporter ATP-binding protein, protein MAHHPHLSSSTDPTFAAKSRSTWEIIRRVAVYLRPYKGMAAANVGCAVLSLAFALAYPQLIGVVIDRVIGQKQAALLAPVMLGLLGAFLLRDLFNSLRIRINNRFEQDVIYDMRRAVYARLQRLPVGYFDQRASGDLMTRVLEDVNAVERVLIDGTEQGTVAVLSIAGVLAIMFHYNPMLALVAMAPVPLLTAGAIWYTVTAHGRYRAQRLAASAMNALLMDNLQGVRQIKAFGREPHEDSRFTRRADDLRQGTLKVMLAWANYSPAMSFVTALGTVFVLWYGGGQMLADKMTVGELVKFLIYLTLFYEPVARLHGLNQMLQAARAGGERVFDILDAPMERPGNEPRAALRIPVRGEVIYDDVGFSYGPERVVLKNVSLHARPGEMIALVGPTGAGKSTLVNLLPAFYELSSGRITVDGQDISSVSLESLRAQIAIVSQEPFLFNGTVRENILYGKLDATDDELKGAARAANCHEFISRLPEGYDTRVGERGVKLSVGEKQRVSIARALLKNAPILILDEATASVDTGTERLIQEALERLMAGRTSFVIAHRLSTIRQADQILVLRHGEIIERGTHEELLEADGLYAKLARIQNTTTIEEGFEKLAVN, encoded by the coding sequence ATGGCTCATCATCCGCATCTCAGCTCCAGCACGGATCCGACATTTGCAGCCAAATCGCGCTCGACCTGGGAAATCATCCGGCGCGTGGCGGTTTATCTGCGCCCTTACAAGGGGATGGCCGCGGCCAACGTCGGCTGCGCAGTGCTTTCCCTGGCCTTTGCGCTCGCTTATCCGCAGTTGATCGGCGTCGTCATTGACCGGGTGATCGGCCAGAAACAGGCCGCGTTGCTCGCGCCGGTCATGCTGGGTTTGCTCGGCGCGTTTCTCCTGCGCGACCTGTTCAACAGCCTGCGCATCCGCATCAATAACCGGTTCGAGCAGGATGTGATCTACGACATGCGACGCGCTGTCTATGCGCGCCTGCAACGGTTGCCGGTGGGTTACTTCGACCAGCGCGCCTCCGGCGATTTGATGACACGGGTCCTCGAAGACGTGAATGCCGTCGAACGCGTTCTGATTGACGGCACCGAGCAGGGGACCGTTGCCGTGCTTAGCATCGCCGGCGTGCTGGCCATCATGTTTCACTACAACCCGATGCTGGCTCTGGTCGCGATGGCCCCCGTGCCGCTGCTGACCGCCGGGGCCATCTGGTACACCGTCACCGCGCATGGCCGGTATCGCGCACAACGCCTGGCGGCGAGCGCCATGAACGCCTTGCTGATGGACAACCTGCAAGGCGTCCGCCAGATCAAGGCGTTCGGCCGCGAACCGCACGAGGATTCGCGCTTCACCCGGCGCGCCGACGACCTCCGCCAGGGCACACTCAAGGTGATGCTCGCCTGGGCGAACTACTCCCCCGCGATGAGCTTTGTCACGGCGCTCGGCACGGTGTTTGTACTGTGGTATGGCGGCGGCCAGATGCTCGCGGACAAGATGACAGTCGGAGAACTGGTCAAATTCCTGATCTACCTCACGCTGTTCTACGAACCGGTCGCGCGTCTTCACGGCCTGAATCAAATGCTGCAGGCCGCGCGTGCCGGCGGCGAACGGGTGTTCGACATCCTCGACGCGCCCATGGAGCGGCCGGGCAACGAACCCCGCGCCGCCCTGCGAATTCCGGTCCGCGGCGAAGTGATTTATGACGACGTCGGTTTTAGCTATGGACCGGAGCGAGTTGTCCTGAAAAACGTTTCCCTCCACGCGAGGCCCGGCGAAATGATCGCACTGGTCGGACCCACGGGCGCCGGCAAGTCAACGCTCGTCAACCTCCTGCCCGCCTTTTACGAATTGTCTTCCGGCCGCATCACCGTTGATGGCCAGGACATCAGTTCGGTGTCGCTCGAATCGTTGCGCGCGCAGATCGCCATCGTCAGCCAGGAACCGTTTCTCTTCAACGGGACCGTTCGTGAGAACATTCTTTATGGCAAACTCGACGCCACCGACGACGAACTCAAAGGCGCGGCCCGCGCGGCCAACTGCCACGAATTCATCTCCCGCTTGCCCGAAGGCTATGACACGCGCGTCGGTGAACGCGGCGTGAAACTGAGCGTCGGTGAAAAACAGCGCGTCAGCATTGCTCGCGCGTTGTTGAAAAACGCGCCCATCCTCATCCTCGACGAAGCGACCGCCAGCGTGGACACGGGAACGGAACGACTGATCCAGGAAGCGCTTGAACGTTTGATGGCGGGCCGCACGAGCTTTGTCATTGCGCATCGTTTGAGCACGATTCGGCAAGCGGACCAGATTCTGGTGCTGCGGCACGGCGAAATCATCGAGCGCGGCACGCACGAGGAGCTGCTCGAAGCGGACGGCCTCTACGCCAAACTCGCCCGCATTCAGAACACGACAACCATTGAAGAGGGCTTTGAAAAGCTGGCGGTGAATTGA
- a CDS encoding alpha/beta hydrolase, with amino-acid sequence MIADQLQIRIHGDASLPTLVYLPGMHGDWTLVSSFRAAVAGKTRFVEFTYPRSVTGTLDDLTREIEEALSANSIREGWLLGESFGSQPAWQIIKHSQASAGGFRPLGLILTGGFVRHPVNWAVRVARRASECVPMSIVKLFCAAYARYAKFRHKHAPETLASIAEFVANRTQEADRQAIVHRYGLIANNDLRPVARQTRFPVYYLAGLVDPLVPWPFVRWWLRRNCPGYRGGKTLWRADHNALGTQPQKSAEQILVWIAAARRPERDLELPTNPSRKAANLLS; translated from the coding sequence ATGATTGCTGATCAACTTCAAATCCGCATCCACGGCGACGCCTCGCTGCCGACGCTGGTTTACCTGCCCGGCATGCACGGCGACTGGACTCTGGTGAGCAGCTTTCGCGCGGCCGTTGCGGGCAAAACACGATTCGTCGAATTCACCTATCCGCGATCAGTGACAGGCACGCTGGACGATCTTACGCGCGAGATCGAAGAAGCATTGTCAGCAAACAGCATTCGCGAAGGATGGTTGCTGGGCGAGTCATTCGGCTCGCAGCCGGCCTGGCAGATCATCAAACATTCCCAGGCGTCCGCTGGCGGCTTTCGTCCGCTCGGGCTGATTCTGACAGGGGGATTCGTGCGGCATCCCGTGAATTGGGCCGTCCGCGTGGCGCGGCGAGCGAGCGAGTGCGTTCCGATGAGTATTGTGAAACTGTTCTGCGCCGCCTATGCGCGCTACGCGAAGTTCCGTCACAAACACGCGCCGGAAACGCTGGCAAGCATTGCCGAATTTGTCGCGAACCGGACGCAGGAGGCGGACCGGCAGGCCATCGTTCATCGCTATGGATTGATTGCAAACAATGACCTGCGGCCGGTGGCACGACAAACTCGTTTCCCGGTTTACTATCTCGCGGGATTGGTAGACCCGCTGGTGCCGTGGCCCTTTGTGCGGTGGTGGCTGCGGAGGAATTGTCCCGGCTATCGCGGCGGCAAAACTCTGTGGCGTGCGGACCACAACGCGCTGGGCACACAGCCACAGAAGTCCGCGGAGCAGATTCTCGTGTGGATTGCAGCTGCCCGTCGGCCGGAGCGCGACTTGGAACTCCCAACTAATCCTTCACGAAAGGCCGCAAATCTGCTTTCATGA